A part of Prolixibacteraceae bacterium genomic DNA contains:
- the recQ gene encoding DNA helicase RecQ, giving the protein MDRSISLTDELKKYFGFDRFKGSQEEVIHSILDQNDTFVLMPTGGGKSLCYQLPALISEGTAIVISPLIALMKNQVDAIRSISTNNGIAHFLNSSLSKSATNQVKEDVRNGITKLLYVAPESLTKQENIDFLNEITISFYAIDEAHCISEWGHDFRPEYRRIRPIVHEIGSAPIIALTATATPKVQHDIQKNLGMSNARVFKSSFNRENLFYEIRSKNKAPEQIIKFIKQREGKSGIIYCLSRKKVEELAATLQVNGIRALAYHAGMDSTTRSGNQDKFLMEEVDVIVATIAFGMGIDKPDVRFVIHYDVPKSLEGYYQETGRAGRDGGEGHCLTFYSYKDIQKLEKFMQGKPVAEQEIGQQLLLDTVAFAESAICRRKVLLHYFGESYTVNNCGNCDNCKMPKEQIEGREMILMALNAVKEVKQQYKSEHMVDILTGVKNAAVKSFKHESLDHYGKGEDQDPRLWKAVYRQCIIAGYLHKDIENYGVLKMTPEGEGYIENPHSFMVVKNHDYEAVVEEGLSSPGGNSTGDPELFNMLKDLRKKEAKKRDLPPYILFQESSLSDMSIQYPTKIDELQHIVGVGQGKAKKYGKPFIELIQKYVTENGIIRAQDMVVKSVANKSKNKVFIIQAIDRKMPLDDIANSKGLELNDLISELEAIVNSGTKINIDYYLEQEIDEDAIDDIFDFFHDDSETGELSEAYEELGDDYAEEDIRLVRLKFLSEVGN; this is encoded by the coding sequence ATGGACAGAAGCATTTCATTAACGGACGAATTAAAAAAATACTTTGGCTTCGATAGATTCAAAGGAAGTCAAGAAGAGGTCATCCACAGTATCCTCGATCAGAACGATACTTTTGTGTTGATGCCTACGGGAGGGGGAAAATCTCTTTGCTACCAGTTACCTGCTCTGATATCAGAGGGTACTGCTATTGTTATATCGCCGCTTATCGCTTTGATGAAAAATCAAGTGGATGCTATTAGGTCGATAAGTACCAATAACGGCATTGCCCATTTTCTGAACTCCTCTCTTTCAAAATCGGCCACCAATCAAGTAAAAGAAGACGTACGCAATGGTATTACGAAGTTACTATATGTAGCTCCTGAGTCTTTGACCAAACAAGAGAATATCGATTTTTTGAACGAAATTACGATCTCGTTCTATGCAATCGATGAAGCCCACTGTATTTCAGAGTGGGGTCATGATTTCAGACCCGAATATCGTCGTATACGTCCTATTGTCCACGAGATTGGTTCAGCACCGATCATTGCCCTAACAGCTACGGCGACTCCAAAAGTTCAACATGACATACAAAAGAACTTAGGCATGAGCAATGCTAGAGTTTTTAAGTCCTCTTTTAATCGTGAAAATCTATTCTATGAGATTCGTTCTAAGAACAAAGCACCGGAACAGATCATCAAGTTTATTAAACAGCGAGAAGGCAAGTCTGGTATTATTTACTGCTTAAGTCGCAAGAAGGTAGAGGAGCTTGCAGCAACCTTACAAGTTAACGGTATACGTGCATTGGCCTACCATGCAGGTATGGATTCGACCACGCGTTCAGGAAACCAGGATAAGTTTCTAATGGAAGAGGTCGATGTGATTGTTGCAACCATTGCTTTTGGAATGGGCATCGATAAACCAGATGTAAGGTTTGTGATACACTATGATGTACCTAAATCTTTAGAAGGCTACTATCAGGAGACAGGTAGAGCTGGTCGAGATGGCGGTGAAGGTCATTGTTTGACATTCTATAGCTACAAAGATATTCAGAAGCTTGAAAAGTTTATGCAAGGAAAGCCAGTTGCAGAACAAGAGATTGGACAACAATTGCTTTTGGATACCGTGGCTTTTGCTGAATCTGCAATATGTAGACGCAAGGTGCTGTTGCACTATTTCGGTGAATCCTATACCGTAAATAACTGTGGCAACTGTGACAACTGTAAGATGCCTAAAGAGCAGATAGAGGGTCGTGAGATGATCTTGATGGCTTTAAATGCTGTAAAAGAGGTAAAGCAACAGTATAAGTCAGAGCATATGGTAGATATTCTTACAGGAGTAAAAAATGCTGCTGTTAAATCCTTTAAACACGAAAGTCTTGATCATTATGGCAAGGGGGAAGATCAAGACCCTAGACTGTGGAAGGCTGTCTATCGTCAATGTATTATTGCAGGATATCTACATAAAGATATCGAAAACTACGGAGTATTAAAGATGACTCCAGAAGGAGAAGGCTATATAGAAAATCCACACTCTTTTATGGTGGTAAAAAACCACGATTATGAAGCTGTAGTTGAAGAGGGACTGTCTTCACCAGGAGGCAACTCAACGGGTGATCCTGAGCTCTTCAATATGTTGAAAGATCTTCGTAAAAAAGAGGCTAAGAAGAGGGATCTTCCACCATATATTCTTTTCCAAGAGTCATCATTATCGGATATGTCGATTCAATATCCAACCAAGATAGATGAACTTCAGCATATTGTAGGTGTAGGACAAGGAAAGGCTAAAAAATATGGAAAGCCATTCATCGAACTGATCCAGAAATATGTTACGGAGAACGGTATTATCCGTGCACAAGACATGGTTGTAAAGAGCGTGGCCAACAAGTCAAAGAATAAAGTATTTATCATTCAAGCGATCGATCGTAAGATGCCACTTGATGATATTGCAAATTCAAAAGGGTTAGAGTTAAATGACTTGATATCTGAGTTGGAGGCAATTGTCAATTCAGGAACTAAAATCAATATCGACTATTATTTAGAGCAAGAGATTGATGAGGATGCGATTGACGACATCTTTGATTTCTTCCATGATGATTCAGAAACTGGAGAGCTCTCCGAAGCTTATGAAGAGTTAGGTGATGACTATGCAGAAGAAGACATTCGATTGGTTCGTTTGAAGTTCCTTTCTGAAGTTGGAAACTAA
- the tatC gene encoding twin-arginine translocase subunit TatC, with the protein MKNMVAQKKLSGGKQVKEMSFIEHLEELRWHLVRACLSVLICSVVAFMNRSVIFDEIILWPKDPNFWTYEKLNQMMAWIHEQLPFIESSSFNIRPIEIQNIMMSGQFSTHIKVSIVMGFILAFPYVFYQVWGFVRPALYNTEKRVASGAVFVSSLLFIVGVLFGYFIILPLSLQFLAGYEVSSQVSNQIQLSSYIGTVTSIVFSGGVVFELPVIAFFFSKIGLLTPEFMRTYRKHSYVALLLLSAIITPPDVFSQVLVCIPLVFLYEVSIYISRAVNKKQKYDFDDDLEDLD; encoded by the coding sequence ATGAAAAATATGGTTGCACAGAAGAAGTTATCAGGAGGAAAGCAGGTGAAGGAGATGTCTTTTATCGAGCATCTAGAGGAGTTGAGATGGCATTTGGTAAGAGCATGCCTCTCGGTACTTATCTGTAGTGTCGTGGCCTTTATGAATAGGAGTGTAATTTTTGACGAGATTATCCTATGGCCTAAAGACCCAAACTTTTGGACCTATGAGAAGTTGAATCAGATGATGGCATGGATCCATGAACAATTGCCTTTTATTGAGTCCTCTTCTTTTAATATTCGGCCGATTGAAATTCAGAATATTATGATGTCAGGTCAGTTCTCTACCCACATTAAGGTTTCTATTGTGATGGGGTTTATATTGGCTTTCCCATATGTTTTTTATCAAGTATGGGGTTTTGTAAGACCTGCACTATATAATACAGAAAAAAGAGTCGCTTCAGGGGCTGTTTTTGTAAGTTCGTTACTCTTTATTGTAGGGGTGCTGTTCGGATATTTCATTATTTTACCTTTATCTCTACAGTTTCTGGCTGGATATGAAGTAAGTAGCCAAGTGTCTAATCAGATTCAACTCTCTTCGTATATCGGGACGGTGACCAGTATCGTATTCTCTGGAGGGGTTGTCTTCGAGTTGCCCGTGATTGCATTTTTCTTTAGTAAGATAGGTCTACTCACACCTGAGTTTATGCGTACTTATCGAAAGCACTCTTATGTGGCATTACTTCTATTATCTGCAATTATCACACCACCGGATGTGTTTAGTCAGGTGTTGGTTTGTATTCCTTTGGTATTCCTATATGAAGTGAGTATTTATATCTCTAGGGCTGTAAATAAAAAGCAGAAATATGACTTTGATGATGATTTAGAGGATCTCGATTAA
- the lptB gene encoding LPS export ABC transporter ATP-binding protein, with protein sequence MRLRAEGIKKQYGKRLVVKGVSLDVEQGEIVGLLGPNGAGKTTSFYMTVGLIQPSGGRIFLDDEDITKLPVYKRAQLGVGYLAQEASVFRQLSIEDNIMSILEMTDTSKEYQKDKLESLLDEFGLQHIRKSKGIQLSGGERRRCEIARCLAINPKFILLDEPFAGVDPIAVEDIQKIVFKLRDKNIGILITDHNVHETLSITDRSYLLYDGRILQSGTAEELAADEEVRRLYLGQNFELRKK encoded by the coding sequence ATGAGATTAAGAGCCGAAGGGATAAAGAAACAATACGGAAAAAGATTGGTAGTAAAGGGGGTTTCACTTGATGTAGAACAAGGAGAGATCGTTGGTTTGTTAGGACCTAATGGTGCAGGAAAGACCACCTCATTTTATATGACAGTGGGTTTGATCCAACCTTCGGGAGGACGAATCTTTCTTGATGATGAAGATATTACTAAACTTCCAGTATATAAAAGAGCCCAGTTAGGGGTCGGGTATTTGGCACAGGAGGCATCTGTTTTTCGTCAATTAAGTATTGAGGATAACATCATGTCAATATTAGAGATGACCGACACCTCGAAAGAGTATCAGAAAGATAAATTGGAGTCTCTATTGGACGAGTTTGGTCTGCAGCATATTCGCAAAAGTAAGGGTATACAGTTATCTGGAGGAGAGCGACGTCGTTGTGAGATTGCACGTTGTTTGGCCATTAACCCTAAGTTTATTCTTTTGGATGAGCCATTTGCTGGTGTTGACCCTATTGCAGTAGAGGATATACAGAAGATTGTATTTAAATTGAGAGATAAAAATATTGGTATTTTGATTACCGACCACAATGTGCATGAGACATTGTCTATTACCGATCGATCGTATCTATTATATGATGGACGTATTCTTCAATCAGGTACGGCGGAAGAGCTTGCTGCCGACGAGGAAGTTCGTCGTCTATACTTAGGACAAAACTTCGAATTGCGTAAGAAGTAA
- the tig gene encoding trigger factor, with product MKITRENIDDLNAVVRLTVEKNDYEATVNETLKEYRKKAQMPGFRQGKVPAGMVKKMYGQSLLAEEVNKVISKSLTDFIKSEDLDILGEPLPNDEETKSIDWAKDTDFEFVFDIALTPEINITLDKRSKLPYYTIKVDEQAIDNQVEAFANRFGENQPAEKVEEKETIKGSFVQVDAEGNEVADGIKVEDVTLAVDMIQDEEVKNSFIGATKDFEIVLNPKACFANAAQMFKVEDAEALDTTFKFVAEEVLTFVAHEVNEELFKKIYGEDTEINTVEAFRAKVKEEIEASFVYSSKYRFGVDARESLIKKAKFDLPAAFLKRWIVLTNKELTTEKVEEEWSNYEEGFKWELIKNKIVKENEIQVENQEVLELAKEAALMQFRQYGMFDVKDEYLDQYAASILENEQERTRFAERKLEEKVYDLILDKVNAEEKEVDQKEFDALFED from the coding sequence ATGAAAATTACCAGAGAAAACATTGATGATTTGAATGCTGTTGTCAGGCTGACAGTTGAAAAAAACGATTACGAGGCAACGGTAAACGAGACTCTAAAAGAATACCGTAAAAAGGCTCAAATGCCTGGTTTCCGTCAAGGAAAAGTTCCTGCAGGTATGGTGAAGAAGATGTACGGTCAATCTCTTCTTGCAGAAGAGGTAAACAAAGTTATCTCTAAATCTCTAACTGATTTTATCAAGAGTGAAGATCTTGATATTCTTGGTGAGCCTCTTCCTAATGATGAAGAAACAAAGAGTATTGATTGGGCAAAAGATACTGATTTCGAATTTGTATTTGATATCGCTCTTACTCCTGAGATCAATATTACTTTAGATAAGAGAAGTAAGCTTCCTTACTATACAATCAAAGTGGATGAGCAAGCTATTGACAACCAAGTTGAAGCTTTCGCTAACCGTTTTGGTGAGAATCAACCTGCAGAAAAAGTAGAAGAGAAAGAGACTATCAAAGGTTCTTTCGTTCAGGTGGATGCAGAAGGAAATGAAGTAGCTGATGGTATCAAAGTAGAGGATGTAACTCTTGCTGTTGATATGATTCAGGATGAAGAGGTGAAAAACTCTTTCATTGGCGCTACTAAAGATTTTGAAATAGTTCTTAATCCTAAGGCTTGTTTCGCAAATGCAGCTCAAATGTTCAAAGTAGAAGATGCAGAAGCATTGGATACTACGTTCAAATTTGTTGCTGAAGAGGTATTGACTTTCGTTGCTCACGAAGTTAACGAGGAGTTGTTCAAGAAGATTTACGGTGAAGATACTGAGATCAATACAGTAGAAGCATTCCGTGCGAAAGTGAAAGAAGAGATCGAAGCTAGCTTTGTCTATTCAAGCAAGTACCGTTTCGGAGTTGATGCTCGTGAATCTTTGATTAAGAAAGCGAAATTTGATCTTCCTGCAGCATTCTTGAAGCGTTGGATCGTGTTGACAAACAAAGAGCTTACTACTGAAAAAGTAGAAGAAGAGTGGAGCAACTACGAAGAGGGATTCAAGTGGGAGCTTATTAAGAACAAGATTGTTAAAGAGAACGAAATTCAAGTAGAGAACCAAGAGGTTCTTGAGCTTGCAAAAGAAGCTGCTTTGATGCAATTCCGTCAGTACGGTATGTTCGATGTTAAGGATGAGTATCTTGATCAATATGCTGCTTCAATTCTTGAAAACGAGCAAGAACGCACACGTTTTGCTGAGCGTAAACTAGAAGAAAAGGTTTATGACCTAATTTTAGATAAGGTAAATGCTGAGGAGAAAGAAGTGGATCAAAAAGAGTTTGATGCATTATTCGAAGACTAA
- the clpP gene encoding ATP-dependent Clp endopeptidase proteolytic subunit ClpP, which yields MGYNNDEFRKFAKGHMGISSMNLHRFESINANYISPTIIEERQMNVASMDVFSRLMMDRIIFLGVPIDDHVANIIQAQLLFLESADPGKDIQIYFNSPGGSVYAGLGIYDTMQYINCDVATICTGIAASMAAVLLCAGAEGKRSALTHSRVMIHQPLGGAQGQASDIEITTREILKLKSELYQIIADHSKQTFDKVAADSDRDYWMTSTEALDYGMIDTILKR from the coding sequence ATGGGTTACAACAACGATGAATTCCGCAAATTTGCGAAGGGACATATGGGCATTAGCAGTATGAACCTCCATCGATTTGAATCGATTAATGCGAACTATATTTCTCCAACAATTATAGAAGAGAGACAGATGAATGTGGCTTCTATGGATGTCTTTTCTCGATTGATGATGGACCGTATCATATTCTTGGGGGTTCCTATCGACGATCATGTGGCAAATATTATCCAAGCACAGCTTCTGTTTTTAGAATCGGCTGATCCAGGAAAAGATATACAAATCTATTTTAACTCTCCAGGAGGATCTGTTTATGCAGGTCTAGGAATTTATGATACGATGCAGTATATCAATTGTGATGTAGCTACGATCTGTACAGGGATTGCTGCATCAATGGCTGCAGTGTTGTTGTGTGCAGGAGCGGAAGGTAAACGTTCAGCTTTGACTCATTCACGTGTGATGATCCACCAGCCTTTGGGAGGAGCACAAGGACAAGCTTCCGATATCGAGATTACTACTAGAGAGATCTTGAAGTTAAAGAGTGAGTTGTATCAGATTATAGCAGACCATTCGAAGCAGACTTTCGATAAAGTGGCAGCTGATTCAGATAGAGATTATTGGATGACTTCTACTGAAGCATTGGATTATGGTATGATTGATACTATATTGAAGAGATAG
- the clpX gene encoding ATP-dependent Clp protease ATP-binding subunit ClpX has translation MDRCSFCGRPKKEVNLLIAGVDGHICDSCIEQAHTIISEEYKGSNKFDLATVDLKKPQEIKYKLDQYVIGQDEAKKILSVAVYNHYKRLGQPTTDNDEVEIEKSNIMLVGPTGTGKTLLARTIARMLNVPFTIVDATVLTEAGYVGEDIESLLTRLLQSADYDVEAAERGIVFIDEIDKIARKGDNPSITRDVSGEGVQQGLLKLLEGSIVNVPPQGGRKHPDQKMIPVNTKNILFICGGAFDGIERKISQRLNAQVVGYNASRSTDKLDRENMLQYVAPQDLKSFGLIPEIIGRLPVLSFLNPLDRDALRSILTEPKNALIKQYVKLFKMDGMDLSFTAGALDEIVDVALKYKLGARGLRGICETIMVDVMFDMPSGEDTKVKIDKAYCQKHLNNFHTRV, from the coding sequence ATGGATAGGTGTTCTTTTTGTGGTCGCCCTAAGAAGGAGGTAAACTTACTTATCGCTGGTGTGGATGGACATATCTGCGATAGCTGTATTGAACAAGCTCATACGATTATATCGGAGGAGTATAAAGGTTCAAATAAGTTTGATCTAGCTACGGTTGATTTGAAAAAACCTCAAGAGATAAAATATAAGTTAGATCAGTATGTGATTGGACAGGACGAAGCAAAGAAGATATTGTCTGTTGCAGTTTATAACCATTATAAACGTCTTGGTCAACCTACTACGGATAACGATGAGGTAGAGATTGAGAAATCCAATATTATGTTGGTAGGGCCAACAGGTACTGGTAAAACATTACTTGCTCGTACCATCGCTCGCATGTTAAATGTGCCATTCACTATTGTGGATGCTACTGTGCTTACTGAAGCTGGATATGTTGGTGAGGATATTGAGAGCTTGTTAACACGTCTATTGCAATCTGCAGATTATGATGTGGAGGCTGCGGAGCGTGGTATTGTATTTATTGATGAGATTGATAAAATTGCGAGAAAAGGGGACAACCCTTCGATCACTCGTGATGTCTCAGGAGAAGGGGTTCAGCAAGGTCTTCTTAAGTTATTAGAAGGATCTATTGTGAACGTACCGCCACAGGGTGGTAGAAAACACCCTGATCAGAAGATGATCCCTGTGAACACGAAGAATATCTTGTTTATCTGTGGTGGTGCTTTTGATGGTATTGAGAGAAAGATTTCTCAGCGCTTGAATGCACAAGTTGTTGGATATAATGCAAGCCGTTCTACTGACAAACTAGACAGAGAAAATATGCTACAATATGTAGCACCTCAAGATTTAAAATCGTTCGGTTTGATTCCTGAAATCATTGGACGTCTTCCTGTTTTATCTTTCTTGAACCCGTTAGATCGTGATGCACTACGTAGCATCTTGACAGAGCCAAAGAATGCTTTGATTAAGCAATATGTAAAGCTGTTCAAGATGGACGGAATGGATCTCTCTTTCACTGCAGGAGCATTAGATGAGATTGTGGATGTAGCTTTGAAATATAAGTTAGGTGCTCGTGGACTACGAGGTATTTGTGAAACAATCATGGTAGACGTGATGTTCGATATGCCTTCTGGAGAGGACACGAAAGTGAAGATAGATAAGGCTTATTGCCAGAAACATCTGAATAACTTCCATACAAGAGTATAA
- a CDS encoding HIT family protein — protein MATIFTKIILGEIPSYKIAEDEKHYAFLDIAPLTKGHLLVVPKKEVDYIFDMDTNEYADLQMFAHKVALGLKKAMPCTKVANIVLGLEVPHAHIHLIPMDSEKDVNFSNPKLKLTTDEFLEIAEKIRKEI, from the coding sequence ATGGCAACAATATTCACTAAAATTATTCTTGGAGAGATACCATCTTACAAGATTGCCGAAGATGAAAAGCACTATGCTTTTTTAGACATTGCGCCACTTACAAAGGGACACCTACTAGTGGTTCCTAAAAAAGAGGTAGACTACATCTTTGATATGGATACGAATGAATATGCAGATCTTCAAATGTTTGCACACAAGGTAGCCTTAGGGCTAAAAAAAGCGATGCCTTGTACGAAAGTGGCAAATATCGTTCTTGGCCTTGAAGTGCCGCACGCACATATCCACCTGATCCCGATGGATTCAGAAAAGGATGTAAACTTCTCCAATCCAAAACTTAAACTCACCACAGATGAGTTCCTAGAGATTGCAGAGAAGATCAGAAAAGAGATCTAA
- the greA gene encoding transcription elongation factor GreA — MANISYMTKEGLKKLREELDYLTTVERPRISKEIGEAIEKGDISENAEYDAAKDAQGMLEAKISVVQGQIASARIIDESKIDTSTVQILNKVKIKNCKNNSIMEYTLVSETEANLKEGKIAVSTPIAKGLLGKKVGDKVEITVPNGIIPFEVIEISL, encoded by the coding sequence ATGGCAAATATAAGCTACATGACCAAAGAGGGCCTAAAAAAGCTTAGGGAAGAACTTGACTATTTAACCACAGTTGAGCGCCCTCGTATCTCTAAAGAAATTGGCGAAGCAATCGAAAAAGGAGATATCTCGGAGAACGCAGAATATGATGCTGCAAAAGATGCACAAGGAATGCTCGAAGCAAAGATCTCTGTCGTTCAAGGGCAAATTGCAAGTGCACGTATTATTGACGAATCAAAGATTGACACTTCTACGGTACAGATCCTTAACAAAGTAAAGATCAAGAACTGCAAGAACAATTCTATCATGGAATACACCCTTGTTTCTGAAACAGAAGCGAACTTAAAAGAGGGTAAAATTGCAGTAAGCACACCTATTGCCAAAGGTCTTCTAGGAAAAAAAGTAGGAGATAAAGTGGAGATAACAGTGCCAAATGGTATCATTCCTTTTGAAGTAATTGAGATCTCTCTTTAA
- a CDS encoding Rieske 2Fe-2S domain-containing protein, whose product MKRIFIYSLHIFLLHLISCSDSSYESNIPDVRFRVKIDLQNDPFLRAPGNYKVFDYGGYKGLLVYNLDGNIFYAYDLACTHENGAHVITSKKQGSEPTIICETCGSHFNLITAGAPIKAPALYPLRSYSCTRSNISIWVTN is encoded by the coding sequence ATGAAACGAATATTCATATATTCTTTACACATCTTTCTTCTACATCTGATTTCTTGTAGTGATAGCTCTTATGAATCAAATATCCCTGATGTACGATTTAGAGTGAAGATTGATCTCCAGAATGATCCATTTCTGAGAGCACCAGGAAATTATAAGGTATTTGATTACGGAGGGTACAAAGGGTTGTTGGTATATAATCTTGATGGCAATATTTTTTATGCCTATGATTTGGCATGCACACATGAAAATGGTGCTCATGTCATCACCTCAAAAAAACAGGGATCAGAGCCAACAATTATCTGTGAAACATGTGGTTCACACTTTAATCTGATAACGGCTGGAGCTCCCATAAAAGCCCCAGCACTCTATCCACTTCGTAGCTATTCATGTACACGAAGTAATATCTCTATTTGGGTGACCAACTAG
- a CDS encoding AMP-binding protein — translation MQLFEKTLGQVLEEQVSRFPNKEFLVYSDRNLRFTYKEFDERVNHLALGLIEIGMKPGDKLGIWANNVPDWITFMFATAKIGAILVTVNTNYKSHELAYLVENSDLHTLAIIDSYRDSDYISMAYELVPELKQHERGQLKSKKFPKLKNVVLINPEKYRGMYSTFELMLLGSQQPIERLVEVQKQFDAHDTVNMQYTSGTTGFPKGVMLSHYNILNNGYTVGQCMEYTADEKLLTCVPMFHCFGCVLALCAIITHGGTMVMTENFDPIHVLASIQKEKCTALYGVPTMFIAELNHPMFDQFDVSSLRTGIMAGSLCPIETMKQVMDKMNMKNIIIVYGLTESSPGMTATTIHDDPEIRATTVGKALPHVQVKIIDPETGDLLAANCQGEVCCKGYNVMKGYYKNTEATEKAIDKEGWLHSGDLGMMDENGYLKITGRIKDMIIRGGENVYPREIENFIHEHPMVECVEVVGIPSKKYGESIGAFIKVKAGQNLTEADVHEYCRGKIARFKIPKYIFFVDSYPMTASGKIQKYKLKDVGLHLLEKAGVEVI, via the coding sequence ATGCAACTATTTGAAAAAACATTAGGACAAGTTCTAGAAGAGCAAGTATCCCGATTTCCAAACAAGGAGTTTCTTGTCTATAGCGATCGTAATCTGCGATTCACCTATAAAGAGTTTGATGAACGTGTCAACCATTTGGCATTAGGCCTTATAGAGATAGGGATGAAGCCAGGAGATAAACTAGGCATTTGGGCAAACAATGTTCCAGACTGGATTACTTTTATGTTTGCTACGGCTAAGATTGGAGCCATTTTGGTCACGGTAAACACCAACTACAAGTCTCATGAGTTGGCTTACCTCGTGGAGAATTCAGACCTACATACGCTTGCCATCATCGACTCCTATCGTGATAGTGACTACATCTCAATGGCTTATGAGTTGGTACCCGAACTGAAGCAACACGAAAGAGGGCAGCTCAAGTCGAAGAAGTTCCCTAAGCTTAAGAATGTGGTTCTTATTAACCCTGAGAAATATCGTGGGATGTACTCCACTTTCGAACTGATGCTTCTAGGTAGTCAACAGCCCATTGAGCGATTGGTAGAGGTGCAAAAACAGTTTGATGCCCACGACACAGTGAATATGCAATACACTTCGGGAACGACAGGTTTTCCTAAAGGGGTGATGCTCTCCCACTACAATATCTTGAACAATGGATACACTGTGGGACAATGTATGGAGTACACTGCAGACGAAAAGTTATTAACATGTGTTCCTATGTTTCACTGCTTCGGCTGTGTTCTTGCACTATGTGCCATTATCACACACGGAGGAACTATGGTGATGACGGAGAATTTTGATCCGATCCATGTGTTAGCATCCATACAAAAAGAGAAGTGTACGGCACTGTATGGCGTTCCCACCATGTTTATCGCGGAGTTAAACCATCCGATGTTTGATCAGTTTGATGTGAGCAGTTTAAGAACGGGCATCATGGCAGGATCACTTTGTCCTATCGAGACCATGAAACAGGTGATGGACAAGATGAATATGAAGAATATTATCATCGTCTACGGATTAACCGAGAGCTCTCCTGGAATGACAGCAACAACCATTCACGATGATCCAGAAATCAGAGCAACCACTGTCGGAAAAGCACTTCCTCATGTACAAGTAAAGATTATTGACCCTGAAACAGGAGATCTTCTTGCGGCAAATTGTCAAGGAGAGGTATGTTGTAAAGGATACAATGTCATGAAGGGGTACTATAAGAACACCGAGGCGACAGAGAAAGCCATTGATAAAGAGGGGTGGTTACATTCAGGTGATCTTGGGATGATGGATGAAAATGGTTACCTAAAGATTACAGGACGAATAAAAGATATGATCATCCGAGGTGGTGAGAACGTCTATCCACGCGAGATTGAAAACTTTATTCACGAACACCCAATGGTGGAGTGTGTTGAAGTTGTAGGCATACCAAGTAAGAAGTATGGGGAATCCATCGGTGCTTTTATCAAAGTAAAAGCAGGACAAAATCTTACGGAAGCAGACGTTCACGAATATTGTCGTGGCAAGATTGCACGATTCAAGATCCCTAAATATATCTTCTTTGTTGACAGCTATCCTATGACAGCAAGTGGCAAAATACAGAAATACAAGCTGAAAGATGTTGGACTACACCTACTAGAAAAGGCAGGAGTAGAGGTGATCTAG
- a CDS encoding cupin domain-containing protein produces MNNSSIGQRIMTLRETLQIEKENLCERSQLTVEHLEKIEADNHTPSISTLIRISRALGVRVGTFLDDSKNIGPVLSRKGEENKQDHISMHPVFDNHKVDYMPMASNKAGRHMEPFLINLEEGQNTGYQKSSHEGEEFIYVLEGSVNIEYGKENYHLKQGESIYYDSIVEHRISTTEANGAKVLANIYTPY; encoded by the coding sequence ATGAATAATTCCAGCATAGGTCAACGTATCATGACATTGCGAGAGACACTTCAGATCGAAAAAGAGAATCTTTGTGAGAGAAGTCAACTAACGGTAGAGCACCTAGAAAAAATAGAAGCAGATAATCATACGCCTTCTATCTCTACATTGATTAGAATATCTAGAGCCTTAGGGGTTCGTGTTGGTACATTTCTTGATGATTCCAAGAATATCGGACCTGTGTTAAGTCGCAAAGGGGAAGAGAACAAACAAGATCATATCTCAATGCATCCTGTTTTTGACAACCACAAAGTAGATTATATGCCTATGGCGTCGAACAAAGCAGGGCGTCATATGGAGCCATTCCTTATCAATTTAGAGGAGGGACAAAATACAGGATATCAAAAATCATCCCACGAAGGAGAAGAGTTTATCTATGTTTTAGAGGGGAGTGTAAATATCGAATATGGAAAAGAGAACTACCATCTAAAACAGGGAGAGAGTATCTATTACGACTCTATCGTAGAGCATCGTATTTCGACCACCGAAGCCAATGGCGCTAAAGTGTTGGCTAATATCTACACTCCATACTAA